The genomic stretch AAGAGAACTTCCTGGTAAATTATGCCCTTCGTGGCCATCGGTTCCTCTGGCCTCCCACTTTGTCACCATTCAAGGCATCCATAATATGCGTCACCTTGCCTTGTGACAAGGCCACTTCTCCTTGGTAATGCTAAAGGGCACAGGGGAACTTAAATATAAGCTGTAAAGCCCTTGAGGCCAATTTTAACAAATGCAAGGCCATGATTAGAGCATTGTCtcactcccttcttttcttcctgacCTCCTAATTTCCCCCAATTTGGCACTCCCTCAGTATCCTACTTCAACTCCCATCATTCCCGGGTCAGAAGTAAGGGGTAACAAGTGTAGCAGAGGAGAGCTTTGCAAGTTGTCATGTTGGAGAACATTCTGCATAATCACATCATGGAAGAAGGTGAAAAACTGTTTATATTCTGCCCTTCTGAAAAACTCAGAGTGTAGGCTGTCTTGCTCCCTGGTCTAAAAAGTTAGGAGACCCTTTACTGTTATCTGCACAGAGGTTTCACTAATAACAGTAGAGGATCCCCTAATTTCTTAGGCAAGGGAGCAAGATCAACCGACAAAGTTTTTCATAGGGGCAGAATATTTGCATGCTAGATGCTTTGATTGGGGCAAtgttcaccccccccccttttctaaccATAAAGACAATAGCGTGTGTCTCATCCGCGATGTCTATGCAACTCCCTCTTCCAAGTGATGGAAGAACAGAGCTTGGAAGTCTGTCCCAACTTCCAAATGTCTTCTCGTTTTCTATGGTGACAGAGGAGAGAATGGGTAAATCTCTTATCCTCCAGTTATTGATGGAGGAGAAGAATGCTTGGAAGTTGCATCTGCTTCTTCCTTGCGGTCTCTCCTCTAGCCCGAGTAGATCAACCCAATGGTAGGTGCATAAAGTACATTATAAGAATCCAGTTCCAAGCATGAAAACAGACTCAAGCAAGTGGTGGGAAAGCTGCCCAACATGGTAACCCAGCTTGAAAGGTCTACATCTTAAGTAGTGTAGGAAAACTCAAAAGAGGCTACAATTTTTGGCGATACTATATGTTGAATTCTTTTATAATGTACAAGAATATTCCCCTCTCCGCTTGTAATATTATTCTGTGATACTTTTTCTGCTCCCAGTAGTGTCACAAAGATGTATAGAGAAGAGCGGGAGAAATGTCCCATGGGGTGACCTTGCAGCATGGCTTAGCCATTTCCTCCATTTTACAAAGAAAAGAGGGGGATGGATGTTTCAGACTTGGTGGGCAAACCCAGAGCTGTTGCCAAGGAACTTAacgccttccttcttcctcttccaggCCCAGGCAGCACATTTCCAGATGTCCATCCGAGCAATTGTTCCACCAAGAGGCATGCGAGTGAAGATGACTTGAGGAAGCGGCTGAAATCCCAGGGGTCACCAGTACTGTCGACCGGAGGTGCTTTGCGCGGCACTTCCTCTTCTGATTACATCCAAGAGCCAAAGTTCTATCAGTCCGGACATCCTGGGCAAAAGACATCGGTGTGCCTGGCAGAGAAAGCCTTGCCGTATAGCATGCTCAGCTTCCCAGAAGGTTCTTGCACTGTGTTAAGTCAAGAGCACAAGTCTAGTTCCTTGCACCAAACAGAGGCGGCCGAGAGGTACAAAAGCCTCCATACCCAGAGCAGCGTCAAGCCTGAAGACTTGCTGGCACCCAGTGTTCCTGCCTGCCCTGCTGACGTCCAAGACTTGGAGGAAACCACCACACAAGACCGAGCTGCCAAAACTTTCTCCAATGCTACCTTGGCCTCGGGGAGGTGTAACATCGATAGCATCATCTCCCTGTTGAAAAGCAAGTGTGGCAACGGCAGAATCAACCTCTACCCTGTGGTGCAGCTCATAGACATTATGAAGGACATTGACCGACTCTCCCAGGACTTGAAGAGCTGTGGCGTTCACTTAGACTGCAGTGGCTTGCAATTTGATAGCCATCTGCCGCTTAGTGAGGAAGGCCGAGGACAAGGTCTTCATTATAGCTTCTACTCCTCCCCCATGCTGGCCAACAGCATCCGCAGTCCCGAGGAGCTGGCAGTGCAAAGCAGCACCAAAGCGGAGCTCCTCAAACAGACTCAACCTAGCCATTATGCGGGAGAAACGGAAGGGGACACTCGAGGTGCCCAGGACCAAATCAGCCAGAGTAGTCCTGTTCTGAAGGCCCCTAGTAGCCTTGACGAAGCTAGCAGCTCAGAGTCTGAGACAAATGATTATCCTGAACTAACCAATACAGATATCCTGAGCGAATTGGCTTCTCTGGCATGTCCTGGACCTCAGTTATTAGATCAGCATTCGGAATCCCACCATCAGCTGCTAGAAAGCCAAGAGGCTGAGTCAAGGTCACAGTTAATTGGCTCACAGTCTCTAGAACACCAACCCCAGCTAGTAGATTCTAAGTCTCTGGAGCCGCCTCCAGAACCGTTGGCCCTGCAGACAGTGGATCCCTTGCCTGCACCACTGGGGCTGCAGCCTCTAGAACCTCTAGAGCTTCAGAATTTAGAGCCTCTTTCTGAGACACTATCTCTCCAATCCCTAGAACCCCTTTCTGAGCCTCTGGGGCTCCAGTCTTTAGGGACCCTGGACCACCAGTTGCTTGATTCCCAGTCCCAGCTCCTGGATGCAGAGGCCCAGCTGCTTTCCCCTTTGCCCAAGTTGCTAGACTCTCAGCCCCATCTGGGAAGACAGGAGTCTTCAGGAGAACACCCGCTACAACCTGGAGGCCGCCTTGGAGGCTGCTCCTTAAGAGGAGTAGTAAGGCGAGGGGCTGGGCGGGGAAGGGATGATCACAGGAAATATGCTCTACGGAGAACAGATAAACCAAAGATACTCTGTCGGCGGCGTCGGGGAGGCCGAGGGCAGCGAACAGAGATTGTCACTGACAGGCAAGTCCTCCCCATGGCTGTACCAGTGGAGGTGGTCATGGCACGGCCAGAAGAAGCCAGGATGGCAGTGACCACCATTACAGCAAATGAAGTAGCAGATCCCATTGTTTCCCCTTTGGAGTCAGAAGATGGCCAGAAGGCTACTGCCCTCCTGAATCCCCCAAAGCCCAAATGCCGTGGCATCCGTCGGATGGTGGTCAAGATGGCCAAGATTCCTGTCTCTCTTGGGAGGAGGAACAAGACAACGTACAAAGTGTCCTCCCTCAATAGTAGCTTGAATGTAGAGGGCAAAGAGGTTGCCATCTCCCATTCTTTAGAGCCCACCCCACTGCTGAAGATGAAAAACAATGGCCGGAATGTGGTGGTGGTTTTTCCTCCAGGAGAAATGCCCATCATCCTGAAGCGCAAGAGGGGAAGGCCTCCCAAAAACCTGATGCTTGGGCCCTGCAAACCTAAGGAGCCTGCCCCAGAAGTGAAGAAACGGAGGCGGAGGAAACAGAAATTGGCTTCCCCACAGCCCTCTTATGTTGCAGACACCAATGACAGTAAAGCGGACTATTCAGATGTCCTGGCCAAGCTAGCCTTTCTCAACCGCCAGAGCCAGTGCTCCGCTCGTTGCTCCCCACCCCGCTGCTGGACCCCAACTGAGCCTGACTCCATCCACCAGGCTCCTGACACTCAGAGCATCTCCCACTTTTTGCACCGAGTACAAGGCTTCCGCAGACGAGGCGGCAAAGGAGGTGGGTTTGGGCGTGGAGGGAGCCACTCTGCCCGTTCCTCCCGTTGCTCCTTCAGCGATTTCTTCGAAGGCATTggcaaaaagaagaagggggttcTGGGGACGGCCATGCATGTCGACCCAACTCATCCCCGGAAAAGAGGCCGTCCAGAGCCGGACTCCATGGAGAAGCCCAAAAGAAAGAGACGATCACGCAAAAATGGGGTCTTGTTTCCTGAGCAGAACCCTAACCAGAACTTCAGTGATGGGTCCTCAGAATggtgtggagaaaaagaaagtctTTGGATGTCCCACCAAGGACACCTTTCTAGTCAAGCCAATAGGAATTGCAGCTACCAAGGCAGCGATTCCCGAACCTTCCACTCCTCAACCGTGGAGTCAAGTTCCTCAAGCCGAACTGGTTTTTATGGGGGGAGCAATCCATCATCCCAGTCTGAACTCAGTCAGGAAAGGCAGAGCCTTTTCACGGGCTATTTCCGTTCCCTGTTGGATTCCGATGACTCCTCTGACCTGTTGGACTTTGCCCTCTCCAACTCTCGCTCTGCTTCGCGGAAATCCTCCACCACATATACAGCCCCACCCAATGCTATTGCAACCCAGAGAGGCATGGCGTCTTACTCAAGCCGGGGTGGGAAAGCCACACCCTCTTCCACCACCACAACTGCCCCGAGCGAGGTGCCCTTCCAcacagtcagccggcagtcattCCCTCCCAACCGAGCAACAGGTTACAACCTGTCCCAGGCTGCTTCGGAGTGCCGTGACCCAGATGCCTTCCAGAAGCTGGCATCTCTCTCGGCTGTCTCCAGGTCTCCCACTACTCACTCTACCACAGCCTCCAGCTATGCACAATATGGCAACTATGGCAGTACCGGAGGACAAAGTGTGACTCCTGCCAGTTTGTTTCAGCAAGGGAAGTCCTACCACG from Thamnophis elegans isolate rThaEle1 chromosome 12, rThaEle1.pri, whole genome shotgun sequence encodes the following:
- the AHDC1 gene encoding AT-hook DNA-binding motif-containing protein 1 isoform X1 → MNQPFVSTSVSKALAAGGGGGCEETWRISFPEPDGISNACQPIGLENGANPPAEWFPCSQGPGLRPPNSEVDGSERNFRVNLHCKYGRPREFKCNSRSSKTEGPGSTFPDVHPSNCSTKRHASEDDLRKRLKSQGSPVLSTGGALRGTSSSDYIQEPKFYQSGHPGQKTSVCLAEKALPYSMLSFPEGSCTVLSQEHKSSSLHQTEAAERYKSLHTQSSVKPEDLLAPSVPACPADVQDLEETTTQDRAAKTFSNATLASGRCNIDSIISLLKSKCGNGRINLYPVVQLIDIMKDIDRLSQDLKSCGVHLDCSGLQFDSHLPLSEEGRGQGLHYSFYSSPMLANSIRSPEELAVQSSTKAELLKQTQPSHYAGETEGDTRGAQDQISQSSPVLKAPSSLDEASSSESETNDYPELTNTDILSELASLACPGPQLLDQHSESHHQLLESQEAESRSQLIGSQSLEHQPQLVDSKSLEPPPEPLALQTVDPLPAPLGLQPLEPLELQNLEPLSETLSLQSLEPLSEPLGLQSLGTLDHQLLDSQSQLLDAEAQLLSPLPKLLDSQPHLGRQESSGEHPLQPGGRLGGCSLRGVVRRGAGRGRDDHRKYALRRTDKPKILCRRRRGGRGQRTEIVTDRQVLPMAVPVEVVMARPEEARMAVTTITANEVADPIVSPLESEDGQKATALLNPPKPKCRGIRRMVVKMAKIPVSLGRRNKTTYKVSSLNSSLNVEGKEVAISHSLEPTPLLKMKNNGRNVVVVFPPGEMPIILKRKRGRPPKNLMLGPCKPKEPAPEVKKRRRRKQKLASPQPSYVADTNDSKADYSDVLAKLAFLNRQSQCSARCSPPRCWTPTEPDSIHQAPDTQSISHFLHRVQGFRRRGGKGGGFGRGGSHSARSSRCSFSDFFEGIGKKKKGVLGTAMHVDPTHPRKRGRPEPDSMEKPKRKRRSRKNGVLFPEQNPNQNFSDGSSEWCGEKESLWMSHQGHLSSQANRNCSYQGSDSRTFHSSTVESSSSSRTGFYGGSNPSSQSELSQERQSLFTGYFRSLLDSDDSSDLLDFALSNSRSASRKSSTTYTAPPNAIATQRGMASYSSRGGKATPSSTTTTAPSEVPFHTVSRQSFPPNRATGYNLSQAASECRDPDAFQKLASLSAVSRSPTTHSTTASSYAQYGNYGSTGGQSVTPASLFQQGKSYHATQDCPNNKDCSFTYSGGNSLPSSPSSAHSVSYTQQTTGPSMSLSKPSFFNSSDPSQFSNSSHTPMRCDSRASTVSPGGYMVPKSSIPFQPSPENCRQFPSASQWAFRQSYGLDWNSESFSQLYNPGFDCHINEPNVILDISNYTPQKAKQQTVSETFSESSSDSTQFNQPSGYRRANSEASSSEGQSSLSSLEKLMMDWNESSSAPGYNWNQSVLFHSNSKPGRGRRKKVDIFDTAHLSFSTGGYPSKRGTGARQPRGSRGACASKKERGTGKAKFPTKSQPVNPLFQDSTDLGLDYYSGDSSMSPLPSQSRSFGLSERDPCDYTGPYSMNPSTPSDGTFGQGFQSDSPSLGQTDLESKHFPTLPHQLAAPQQAVFEASLQKAFSPNCSPTLAFKEDLRPSDLRKLPACDSLKHSLAGVAGLPHSATHMACRDLSMSQPHYDSPSCKNPSYWYSPTASTRSPPYDNKAGVGMLVDFMGRSPEASCLNPHLTSPASSNPSKSEKEPMDMARAHHRGAYICPLMNDLNISPVPRDSMLPLQDNYRYPSFAPQGHPIMTAPQKSGFLGPMLEQHPEDTFTVTSL
- the AHDC1 gene encoding AT-hook DNA-binding motif-containing protein 1 isoform X2, translated to MEHLRGGGCEETWRISFPEPDGISNACQPIGLENGANPPAEWFPCSQGPGLRPPNSEVDGSERNFRVNLHCKYGRPREFKCNSRSSKTEGPGSTFPDVHPSNCSTKRHASEDDLRKRLKSQGSPVLSTGGALRGTSSSDYIQEPKFYQSGHPGQKTSVCLAEKALPYSMLSFPEGSCTVLSQEHKSSSLHQTEAAERYKSLHTQSSVKPEDLLAPSVPACPADVQDLEETTTQDRAAKTFSNATLASGRCNIDSIISLLKSKCGNGRINLYPVVQLIDIMKDIDRLSQDLKSCGVHLDCSGLQFDSHLPLSEEGRGQGLHYSFYSSPMLANSIRSPEELAVQSSTKAELLKQTQPSHYAGETEGDTRGAQDQISQSSPVLKAPSSLDEASSSESETNDYPELTNTDILSELASLACPGPQLLDQHSESHHQLLESQEAESRSQLIGSQSLEHQPQLVDSKSLEPPPEPLALQTVDPLPAPLGLQPLEPLELQNLEPLSETLSLQSLEPLSEPLGLQSLGTLDHQLLDSQSQLLDAEAQLLSPLPKLLDSQPHLGRQESSGEHPLQPGGRLGGCSLRGVVRRGAGRGRDDHRKYALRRTDKPKILCRRRRGGRGQRTEIVTDRQVLPMAVPVEVVMARPEEARMAVTTITANEVADPIVSPLESEDGQKATALLNPPKPKCRGIRRMVVKMAKIPVSLGRRNKTTYKVSSLNSSLNVEGKEVAISHSLEPTPLLKMKNNGRNVVVVFPPGEMPIILKRKRGRPPKNLMLGPCKPKEPAPEVKKRRRRKQKLASPQPSYVADTNDSKADYSDVLAKLAFLNRQSQCSARCSPPRCWTPTEPDSIHQAPDTQSISHFLHRVQGFRRRGGKGGGFGRGGSHSARSSRCSFSDFFEGIGKKKKGVLGTAMHVDPTHPRKRGRPEPDSMEKPKRKRRSRKNGVLFPEQNPNQNFSDGSSEWCGEKESLWMSHQGHLSSQANRNCSYQGSDSRTFHSSTVESSSSSRTGFYGGSNPSSQSELSQERQSLFTGYFRSLLDSDDSSDLLDFALSNSRSASRKSSTTYTAPPNAIATQRGMASYSSRGGKATPSSTTTTAPSEVPFHTVSRQSFPPNRATGYNLSQAASECRDPDAFQKLASLSAVSRSPTTHSTTASSYAQYGNYGSTGGQSVTPASLFQQGKSYHATQDCPNNKDCSFTYSGGNSLPSSPSSAHSVSYTQQTTGPSMSLSKPSFFNSSDPSQFSNSSHTPMRCDSRASTVSPGGYMVPKSSIPFQPSPENCRQFPSASQWAFRQSYGLDWNSESFSQLYNPGFDCHINEPNVILDISNYTPQKAKQQTVSETFSESSSDSTQFNQPSGYRRANSEASSSEGQSSLSSLEKLMMDWNESSSAPGYNWNQSVLFHSNSKPGRGRRKKVDIFDTAHLSFSTGGYPSKRGTGARQPRGSRGACASKKERGTGKAKFPTKSQPVNPLFQDSTDLGLDYYSGDSSMSPLPSQSRSFGLSERDPCDYTGPYSMNPSTPSDGTFGQGFQSDSPSLGQTDLESKHFPTLPHQLAAPQQAVFEASLQKAFSPNCSPTLAFKEDLRPSDLRKLPACDSLKHSLAGVAGLPHSATHMACRDLSMSQPHYDSPSCKNPSYWYSPTASTRSPPYDNKAGVGMLVDFMGRSPEASCLNPHLTSPASSNPSKSEKEPMDMARAHHRGAYICPLMNDLNISPVPRDSMLPLQDNYRYPSFAPQGHPIMTAPQKSGFLGPMLEQHPEDTFTVTSL